The region GTCGTCAGGCTGGGCCTTTCTCACTGTCCCGAAGGGAGAAAACTTTTCCCGCAAATGACGGTATTTAAAAACCTGATCCTGGGCGCTTATGTTCGCAGGGAGGATCAAGAGGGGATCAAGGAGACCATGGAGAAGGTTTTTGATCTTTTTGCTGTACTCAAAGAAAGAAAGGAACAGCAGGCGGGAACGTTAAGCGGCGGCGAGCAACAGATGCTGGCCATCGGGCGAGCCCTGATGTCTGTACCAAAATTATTGATGCTCGATGAGCCCTCCTTGGGAATTGCCCCCTTACTCGTTGTCCGGATCTTTGAGGTCATCAAAGAAATAAACCGGGGAGGAACGACGATCCTCCTCGTGGAACAAAATGCAGCGGTCGCTTTAAACATCGCCGACCGTGGCTATGTGATGGAAACCGGAGAGATCGTTCTTGCCGGAAAAGCCCAACAGTTGCTGAACGAAGAAAAAGTAAAACAGGCATACCTTGGGGTGTAAGGTTTCCTTTGGTGGGAGGAACGTTAGAAGACATGGAAAAGCCGTGGCTTAAATTCTACGAACCGGGAGTGCCTCATCATATCCAATATCCAGATATCCCTTTGTATCGGTTTCTGGATAACGCGGTAAGGGATTTTCCCGAAAAGGAAGCCATCATTTTTCAGGGCCGCAAGATCACCTATCGTCAGCTGGGAGAAGAGGCGGCCAACGTGGCTTCGGGCCTTGCCCAGAGAGGCCTGAAGAAGGGGCAGCGCATGGCCATTATGCTCCCCAATTGCCCCCAGTATATAGCAGCCTACTACGCCATCCTCAAAATCGGCGGGATCGTCGTCAATGTGAGTCCGATGTATGTCGAGAGAGAGTTGGAATTCCAGCTGAAGGATGCCGGGGCGGAATCCATCTTGGCCCTGATAGATTTTTACCCCCGATTGGAAGCGGTGAGGAAAAAAATCCCCCTGAAGACCATCATCCTTACTGATCTCCATGAGACAGGCGGTGAAAGGACTGGGCAAAAAGCGGGAACAGCCGCGGCCAAGGGGGTTTACGAATATGCAGAGGTAGTCGAAATGGGAAGGCGCCTGCCTCCGCCTTCTGTCCAGGTGAACCCCGACGAGGTGGCCCTCCTGCAATATACGGGGGGTACCACGGGCTTCAGCAAAGGGGCCATGCTGACCCACCGGAACCTGGTCTCCGATGTCCTGCAATGTGTCAGCTGGAACCAGGATGCAGTGAAAGGACAGGAGAGAATGCTCGCGGTCCTTCCCCTTTTTCATGTTTACGGGATGACCGTGGCCATGAATGAGGCCATTGAATTAGCCGCCACCATCATCCTTTTGCCCCGCTTCAACGTGGACGAGGCTTTGGAGGCCATCAATCTTTACCAGCCCACCCGCTTTCCCGGGGTTCCCACCATGTACATGGCGATTATCAACCATCCCCAAGTTAAAAAATATAACATCTCCTCGATTCGGGTGTGCAGTTCGGGCTCCGCTCCCATGCCCATCGAAGCCCAAAAGCGTTTTGAAGAGTTAACGGGCGCGAAAATTAGCGAGGGGTATGGTCTGACCGAAGCTTCCCCGGTGACCCATGCCAACCCCTTCCTGGGAAAACGCAAACTTGGCAGCATCGGATTGCCCCGGCCCGATACAGACGCCAAAATCGTCGACCTGGAAACAGGAGAGAAAGACCTTCCCCCGGGGGAGGAAGGGGAACTGTGCATCCGGGGTCCCCAGGTCATGCTGGGCTATTGGAATCGGCCGGAAGAGACCAAGAAGACTCTGCGCAATGGGTGGCTCTATACCGGGGATATCGGCCGTATGGATGAGGAAGGCTATTTCTACATCGTCGACCGGAAAAAAGACATGATCATCTGCAGCGGTTATAATGTCTATCCCCGGGAAATCGAAGAAGTCCTATACCAATACCCGAAAATCCAGGAGGCCTGCATCGTGGGAGTGCCGGACCCGTATCGGGGCGAAACGGTCAAAGCGTTTGTGGTTTTGAAAGAAAAAGAACAGGCTACCGCAGAAGAGATCATCGAATTTTGCCAGAAAAATATGGCCAGGTTTAAAGTTCCCACCGTCGTTGAATTTAGAAAAGAACTTCCCAAATCGCACGTAGGGAAAGTGCTGAGGAAGATCCTGCGAGAAGAAGAGGAGACGAAGAAAAGCTCCATTCGCCCAAGCTGATCCCCCCATTCACCATTTTCCCAAAGGCAACT is a window of Deltaproteobacteria bacterium DNA encoding:
- a CDS encoding long-chain fatty acid--CoA ligase — its product is MEKPWLKFYEPGVPHHIQYPDIPLYRFLDNAVRDFPEKEAIIFQGRKITYRQLGEEAANVASGLAQRGLKKGQRMAIMLPNCPQYIAAYYAILKIGGIVVNVSPMYVERELEFQLKDAGAESILALIDFYPRLEAVRKKIPLKTIILTDLHETGGERTGQKAGTAAAKGVYEYAEVVEMGRRLPPPSVQVNPDEVALLQYTGGTTGFSKGAMLTHRNLVSDVLQCVSWNQDAVKGQERMLAVLPLFHVYGMTVAMNEAIELAATIILLPRFNVDEALEAINLYQPTRFPGVPTMYMAIINHPQVKKYNISSIRVCSSGSAPMPIEAQKRFEELTGAKISEGYGLTEASPVTHANPFLGKRKLGSIGLPRPDTDAKIVDLETGEKDLPPGEEGELCIRGPQVMLGYWNRPEETKKTLRNGWLYTGDIGRMDEEGYFYIVDRKKDMIICSGYNVYPREIEEVLYQYPKIQEACIVGVPDPYRGETVKAFVVLKEKEQATAEEIIEFCQKNMARFKVPTVVEFRKELPKSHVGKVLRKILREEEETKKSSIRPS
- a CDS encoding ABC transporter ATP-binding protein, which translates into the protein MLRVHEIETYYGRAQALKGISMEVAKGELITILGANGAGKTTLLRTISGFIQPKKGSVEFEGKKIEHLDPEAVVRLGLSHCPEGRKLFPQMTVFKNLILGAYVRREDQEGIKETMEKVFDLFAVLKERKEQQAGTLSGGEQQMLAIGRALMSVPKLLMLDEPSLGIAPLLVVRIFEVIKEINRGGTTILLVEQNAAVALNIADRGYVMETGEIVLAGKAQQLLNEEKVKQAYLGV